Genomic segment of Pseudomonadota bacterium:
TACTTTTCAATAAGCCCCAAAGCAGCTCTCGTGTATACACCATTTAAGGATACAACCCTCAGGACATCCGTTGGAAAAGCATTTAGACCCCCTACGCTTTATGAACTTTATAGAACATGGACTTCAACAACCGGTACTACATACGCCGGCAACCCTGATCTAAAACCTGAAAAATCCATTTCCTGGGATATAGGTATAGAGCAAAAGTTGTGGCATGGGTTTCAGTTTAAGGCAGCCTACTTTGAAAGCTATATCGAAAACCTCATCTATAGCAGGACTCTTACTCCAACCCTTCAGGATAAAATCAATGTGGGGAAAGCGGACGTAAAGGGTTTCGAGATTGAGGGGGTACAGAAGTTCGATGCTGGCATAAAGCTGTTTGCTAATTATACATATAATAACGCAAAAGTCAGAGAGAATGATGTGAAACAGGCAACAGAAGGAAAATGTTTAACCTTTGTTCCGAGGGAGATGTTCAATATCGGTTTTGAAGTGGAACGAGGTCCCTTAAAAGCACACATTGTTGGTAGATATGTGAGCAAACGGTACAGTGACGATGAAAATAGAGATAGAACAAACAATGTATATCTCTCTTATGACCCTTATTTTGTAACCGATGCGAAGGTTTCTTATGCAATTACAAAATTTGCTACAGTGTCCCTCGCTGTTGATAATGTGTTCGATAGAGACTATTTCTCCTCTTACCAAGCTCCTGGTCGGAAGTGGTACGGAGAAATGATGTTGAAATTCTGATATACGAAGGAGGCCAAGATTGGTATGAATATTAAACGATTCGTCATATATCTTTTCCGCTGGCAGCTCAGCACCCCGATCCTCGCCCCGGTTGTATCATTTTTCAAGTTCGGGAGCTTTACCTTCGGGACCCCGCAGGACTGGCTCGGAGCGGGAGTGGCAAACCTCATAGGAGGTGCTATTTTCTACTGGGTTGACAGGTTCATATTTACTTCGAAGTCCCTTGATGTACAGTGGGAAGCCAAATCTAACGTGGAGTGTGCCGACTGCCACAAGATGGGCACAGGATACAGGATAGCCATTGTTAAGAGCAAAAACTATGACAAGAGCAAAGACAAGAATCCTGAGTTCAGGTGCGCAAACTGTTGCAGGGTAAAAGCCGGAGAATTAGGAGTGGTGTTCTGACTATATCAGTTCCCTTATAGACAAAGGTGCTCAAATGAATATCCATCGTATAACCTATAACCCCCGGGCAAATTCATGCAGCCTTTATTTTATAGGGTGCAACTTTCGCTGTATCGGATGTTACTGGAAAAAGATATACCCGAAGTTTAATCTCAAAGAGTTAAAACTATTGAACCTGAAAGAGGTAATGGAGGTACTCAGACCAGTGTCACCTGAAAAGGTTACCATTATCAGCGGTGACCCTGTAGAAAATTATGAATTTTCAATCCTGCCGAAGACACTCTATGAAGAGTTAGGATGTGAGGTACGTCTTATGACTAATGGCTACATACTGCCGTCTCTTGAAGGGTTGAAACATGTATCACTCTCAATCAAAGCCTTAAGCGATGATCTGCACAAACGCTACACGGGAAAATCCAATGCAACATCTCTAAAAAATTTCAGGTTTCTTTACGAAAACGGCGTAGAGGTCTCATTATCCAGTGTGCTTATCCCGGACCTGATAGAAGCTGAGGAAATAAAAAAGATCGCGCAATTTATAGGCAGCATAGACATGGATATCCCCTATCGGATAATCGGGTATATGCCGGTAGACGGGTTGCCTTACCGGAGCCCGGCTTATGAAGAACTGAAAGACGCAGCGGGATCGATCAATGGCAGCCTTAA
This window contains:
- a CDS encoding radical SAM protein, which produces MNIHRITYNPRANSCSLYFIGCNFRCIGCYWKKIYPKFNLKELKLLNLKEVMEVLRPVSPEKVTIISGDPVENYEFSILPKTLYEELGCEVRLMTNGYILPSLEGLKHVSLSIKALSDDLHKRYTGKSNATSLKNFRFLYENGVEVSLSSVLIPDLIEAEEIKKIAQFIGSIDMDIPYRIIGYMPVDGLPYRSPAYEELKDAAGSINGSLNNVVFSDPKEQDYKGIINLFTNNLRR